The Sphaeramia orbicularis chromosome 15, fSphaOr1.1, whole genome shotgun sequence region ACTAGCAATGTTCATTTAGTTTGCTGTGGCATTTCAACTGAAAAAAGCAGCTGTTTTCTCCCATGTAGACTCCGTTCTTTATAACAATTACATTTCTATCTGTGGCTAAAATGcaatagaccaaaaaaaaaaaaaaaaaaaagtaacctgACCTAAATGTTACAAAACCCCTACAATGCTACAGTTTCCATCTGCTTGTGCCCTGTGCTACAGTTGCCAACCATGACTCATACCCTCACTGGTTTCCATGGATACGTTCGTGTCTCATCTTTCACATCTCACCAAGAAGAGGCTAAAACAAATCAATAAACTAATAATCGTACGGTACCTCTCCTGGTGCATCTTCTCTCCTGTCTTCCGGCCTATTACCTCtgtttctcctccttcctcttcttctcctgctTTGACCTCGGTGCCTTGACATTAATGACTTGCTGtggaaatgaattaaaaatgaatgaaaggttgtgggaaaaaaaaaaaaaaaaaaagaaaagaaactgacCATAAGGTGTTGGATTCTTGCCCTGCAGACATCATCAGATTTATGCAGCTGCAGGTTTTGCATCCTCTGCGTCCATTTCTTCCCAAATCTGCCCGATCAAAATAAATCTTTCAAAGTTAACTGTAGTCAAAGACATCGTAACTGCCAAGACTGTGTAGTGCAACACGTCTTTTTTTTGTACCTCCACTTCTGCTGACTCTGGAGTTTGCTGTAAATAAATGTCCGAGCAATAATCTGAGAGGCGCGTTTATACGAGACATTTATATTTCCTTTCAAGCCTAAGGTTGTTACTGCTGTACCTTCATCAGTACACACATTTAACCTCATCCTTCATCATTTCCTCATCCATTTTAGCACCATATGCTCTTCGGACATACCCTTTCGTGtcttaaaaatcatttttacacTTGTCTTCACCCCTTCATCCATCTTCAGTTCTTTCCAGATCCATCAGTAGCGTACACTGCCTGTTCTTATCCTCCCTCTTCAGCTCTCCTTTCCCTCTCAAACCCTTTTCTAGTACCATTAAAGCACCTGTCCTTCCACCTTCATCATCCTCTTCTTTCACTCATTTTCACCTCACATTCAGCTCTCTCATCCTCTGTCCTCCATCTCCTCTGAGACACCCCtcaccaaaaaccataaaaatcatcattcattctttttcagTCTTATTAATAATTCAAATGTACtactttctctttttattttaccccatcagtggtttttttttttttttttttttttaatcagcaaaATATTTTTCTTAAGCCTGATTTAACCATCATGTTTTTTACTGGATACTGGAATAAATATCACCACTGaacaaaagtaaaatatcataatatttttttatggaacctttatgttttaatctatggATGTCAAAATGGTTGTATATATGATTTATCCTCAACAATGTTGTAAATATCAGatgttaaaggggttatatgtcaGGTCCTgcgctagactggttctcctcttacctgaccggcagaagcttcactgtgtcaataaacaacttccaatctgactcagcggatctaccgtgtggtgtgccccaaggctctgacctgggaccagtcctattcttactctatgtcctcccgcttggccacattatccgacagtatagtgatgtctcctatcatctattcgcagatgacatccagatgtactgctcctttaaatcctctgagccccacaaactgagttccttaaccaacagcttgtcagagctgaagcagtggctaaaggATAACAGCCTCCAgttgaactccagcaaaacagagaccctcattattgccccggacagtgcaatcccagggatcaaacatcaccttggagacctgagttcttcggtaaagaccaaactgaggaatctgggtgtcatctttgaccaggacatgtctttagaattctactccaaaaaCCTAGTGaaacgcaacatctccaaacttaggtctatggtgtccatcaatgagcttgagatgatcgttcacgcttttgtgtcttctcgcttagactactgtaacagcctgtttacatgcttaaacaagaaggagctggcccgtctacagtttgtccagaactctgctgccaggctcctgatccgcacaaacaggagaacccacatcactcccatccttaaatctctccactggctccctgttctatatcattttcatttcaaaattcttgtgctaactttccgggccctacatggccaggcccctgcatacgttgcttccctgatccagccctacagctcgactcgtagcttgaggtcttcaggacagcacctgctgatggttccacgcacctgttttagcacacgcggtgacaggtcttttaaagctgtggcaccacgtcaatggaatgacctgcctctacacctacggtccatggactctgtagagagctttaagaaacaccttgaaaccctcctgttcaaaaaggctttttagtctcccacctgacccaggaccaccacaaactaattacactttatgtattcatcataaagtactccatgtgtgtctccccccctcccccagtctctctatatctctttCGCtccctcttttctcctcctttactctctctctttaaccccaactggtcaaggcagacggccatccttcaggagtctgggtctgctcgaggtttctgctgttaaagggaagtttttcctcgcccctgtcaccactcacaagtgtttgctcctgaaggattctgttgggtctctgtaaacttaatttgattctgatttgaattgataaagcactttgtgactctgtctgtgaaaagtgctctataaataaaatttactttcttACTTACTTATATGTAACATGTCTACTTTAAAACACTGAAGTAtgacctaaaagtatcattagGGTGTTAAGAATAAAGAGCATGAAAGCTATGCTAAAGAAgtcagtgtattggattgtagaacTGGATATTAACActgagggagtagtgagtcactctgctggtctcccatggtgataaAATTAAcatcaaagcatcagaaagtgaccagattggATGAGAACCACTGAGAAACAACTTTAAGAgtgaaagaaagtgacaaagtgataaaaaatttgaagccttgttgttgttttcaccactagacacagctctaaatgaaaaaaaatggagtttgatgatgaaattgcAGCATTTCTTCTGCAAGGATGAGTTTGACTGCGAAACTTACAAATATGGAAAATTACTAGCAGTCATATTAGTATGTTTGCAAAGGTGGTTGTTCTTTCATCTATGATTAAAAATTGAACTCTGAAATTTTTTACCTTGTTTCCGCAATTCAAAACTCATCCTTAGTGCAgctgttgacaacacaaactgtactgtggttgttttcagtctaaaaacagagctaagctaacagagctgtaatgtaaactatcagctagcACAGTAACCTATGTGAGATGTATTATTTGTGAGCTTTTTATATTTGACAGAGAAAACTTAATAGcggtgtcattaaaaaaaatcgaCTTCCCACTTTATTCACTGAGTCATATAGTCTGTGGAAAGGTGGTGTGAATTCCTTGGTGGTTTTCGTAGCTGTGAGTGCTTGCTGGTACACAACTCGCCTCTGCTGTTGATAATTTGGTATATCAATACTACCtattgttgtgccgaattctactccctgctgaaaactgcatcacgcagcagctgccgaaaacagctcccccttcctaaatcagccatgaagaggacaaagtgcaccaaaaTCACCCTGTCccaccagaatagctccaaatgtgagctgctaatGTCATTTCACTCCTGTAGCTTTGCAAGCTTATTGTAATGGGGGATGCAATTTTCGGCAATATCTGCTGCCGAATTCTGCTCcgtgctgaaaactgcatccccagccatgggtgatgtagttttcagcagtaactgcttttattgttaaatattttgtgtgttgtgtatctaagatttaacttcagaaagttttatatacagtacttcacagtttgcacattctttaatattaaaaatatagctgcaatatcttacaatattattcacTACTTTattgctacacagctatgatggtgttaagaggttgaataattcacaattgatttcataccctacagtcagaaaggagaaaaagttgtgacagggtgaatttggtgcacattgtcctcttcataggaagggggagcagttttcggcagggagtagaattcggcacaacacctattaccagggtgcgatttgttgggggggtatgggggagatcaacccccctctggtttttacatccctacttctgctgaatgaatttcatcctcaggggggacAACCCTGTCAATGATTACAAACTAATTGAATTAACAGGCAGGTTGGGACAGAGTTTTCGTACACCTATAGCCTGCATTGCTGGCACTAATGGCCCAGATGGAGTCAGGCATACTTGATTCTGTGGACATCTGTGCGTACTTGAGGCAGACCCAAAGCAGACGTCTACTGGACATATCCGCGGAACCATGCGAACTCCGTGTACGTGTACTCAGTGTcgcacaatgtaggatgatgtaaatgtaggaaattgtcATGAGAAACCTAGGAAATTGGTACGCTCAGCTATGAAACCTCAAGTCCGCGCTGCCCACAGTAGCCTATGTGCAGTGTGTCCGACATTGTGTGAGCcttaactttcacctgaaccgaagTGTTGCAGTCTCGGAATtcacgaacgtccccatgcacataaatacattgtataccttacctatctctcgctactgtatatcagtggttcccaaccttttttgtctcgtgaccccattttaacatcacaaatttctggcgaccccagatattcaaaagggagaaattttttttgctagtgtttttgatcctgtaatagtttgctatactatgttgcaaataaacattaattttagacgacatttactctatataatgtatattattatggacggaggcagaaaagccaggtgtagattactgcacaaaatgagaatttgattttccttggtcaggatatgtacagtcagtccagcttggatttacaaggctgacaattaatactgaacaaacaataacttaaactatgaattatgaaagagctgcagcatctgaaactgaccacaatgaacacttgaaagataaacagtaccacagtgcttcagtttcagtctctcagtttgtcatgtcttttatggattgggattgtctctctcaactcatcatatattttttattagtaagtttttatttagatttttatcaattactcgaaatttcaagcaaccccatttgaattccaggtgactccacatggggtcccgaccccaaggttgaaaaacactgctctctctctctctctctctctctctctctctctctctctctctctctctctctatatatatatatatatatatatatatatatatatatatatatatatatatatatatatatatcagtatctctctctctgtgtctgaaagtgacatttttttgacccgccccagCCCTCTCCGGGTAACCCGCTGATCCGCGCATCACTAGTAGCCTACGGACGTACGTCTGCAGGCACCAATGCACATGTTCAGCTACATCTTAATGGATTAGGTTTTATGTTacgttttacagtctgattgagtttcCTGTTTGCCATAAATCCTCTTCCATGTTGGCAtgatcggcccttatccatggtcctgaaacttaattagacCATCTCCCACATCGCAGGTATGGCCGTCGCAGAAAAttacatttttcatgtatttttagtttgcattaaagatgaatgttcaactgttcgacATGTAATCAGGCCGaccgttaacttaaaaaagaattacgCCTGTTGactgcttgttttttcatgatatgaaaaaaacaccccgccctctgtttttttgacaaattgcaccttACCCCTTTAAATGCTAAAATTGACAATAGTGTAAATGTGATTTAATTGTCATTGGTTTACAAAGGGACAGAAACGGCGGTGAGACGTCTTATACAACAGATGACCAGAAGGTTTGAGATGAGGAAGAGATGGAAGACAGTGGAGAACGATATCACAtttacacactgaaaaaaatatgaccaatGGTTACTTAAAAAAATTGTGGCAACAAAGTGACACATAATATAATTGAATAGATTTTAAGTTCTACAATTTTGATTAGAAAGTATTGAATTCATTAACTTaacttaaacaaaaaatattaagtaCATGTTAATCATAGCAACAGTTGAAATGTGTTGGATTTAGTAATAGCACGCAAAATGATGAGTTATATCGCCAAAAAATACTTAGTAAATCCTAGTCAATTTCACAAGGAAAGCTGATTTATATTTACTAAGTATCTCAGCAAAAATTATTTCGATTTACTAAATATCTGGGGGAAACTGATTCATATTTACTGATAATCAAGGCGAAACTGACTTATATTTATTAATTATACGGGTAAAATTGatttacatttactaaatatcTGCATAAAAATGATTTGgattaagtaaataaaatgaattacaTCAACTCATATTCTAGCACactgttgcttaattcaacacatttacactgttgttcttatttatctgtacctaaaataattgtttaattttaAGTTTTAATTTGTATCACAGGACTTTAAATCTATTCAATAATATTGAATGTCACTTTGTTGCCATAATTTTTCTGTGTCTAATTTACTCAATATCCTGACCAAACTTAAGTAAACTGTGGCATCAAGTTACATCAACAGATCACAATGCATGaaacagcagcagataaacatttatttgtgcgggtttttaaaacatgtttatcCAGCATTCAACAAGTGCAAAATGGTTCTTGAATGAGTGATGCCATCCAATAGCGTGGAAGCATTTAACAACATTGTAGTGTAATAACAGAAAAATTCAACATTTACATTGCACTTGTAATGTACTGCAAGAAAAAATACACATGCAGAAATCCAAACTTGACTGAAATTGCCCTAATgtacaacggcgtattagggccacataagaaaaaaaaccccgcTTGTAACTACGAGAATAacgtcgttatttaacgagaataaagtcgttatttaacaagaataaagttgttaattaacgagaataaagttgttaattaacgagaataaagttaattaacaagaataaagctgttatttaacgagaataaagtcattatataatgagaagttgtacctactcatcgaTGTACAACTTGGAgcattttgtgaagttatactttcaTGGGGGTTAGGCACAAAGGTTAAATACTGGGTCTGTCCTCCCCATAAacacattagtctaaggactttgaagacagtttgcacacatttgggtttgttgtcagAACCGAACAGATTTGTagcaaatttcctcttttgtggaggacaaACTAATTAAGTGTTCatctgtaggactatcagtggaaacaccagagaactaaacacagagggtttgttGCTTCTGAAgaaactgtggggattctactgtgagtttgAGTCCAgcagaagggaaagttgctgcttcgcttgttgccttcgctgtaaaaccggaaactgtcgaattttcaaaatattacgagtttaatctcgtaaaagtatgactttattcttgttaaataattacTTTATTTATCGTCAATCAACGACTTCATTCTTGTTAAATaagtttattctcattaaataatgagctttttaaaacgacgactttattctcataatttaacaacttcattctcattaaataacgactttattctcgttaaatgagttttttctcgttaattaatgactttattctcgttaaataatgactgtactctcgttaaataatgagtttttttaaaactacgactttattcttgttaaataacgactttattcttgtagtgacaagctttttttttcttatgtggccttaaTACGCCGTCATACTAATGTTAACTAACTTCACTGAAACTCAAGCATTTCACGAAGTCTTGTGTGTCGGTTTTAACAGTGACTTGTCAATTCCCTTTTGATTAGCAAGGGTCCCTTTTCTTGAGCCAGTAGCTTATTCCTGAGGCTGTTCACTTTGGGGGAGAGCTTTGAACTATCAGGCCCAAGGAGAAGTTTCTGAAACACTTCAAACGTGTACCTGAGCTCCTTTGGATAGGCAAGATTCACAGCATACACCAACCCAATGAGCAGGGAGCAAGCCCTTGGAAAGTTACCCAGAGCAGTTAGAACTTTCACGCCCTCCACCACGATACCGATGTTGTCTGGATCTTCTGACGTGTTAGCCTTGATGTTGTAGATCTTCAGGTTTTGAACAGCAAGGTCCTGCGACACACTGTCTTCATCAGCATCCTGTAATAGCAAGAACATTGTGCATATCAGACAGTACAGCCAAAGGAGAAGGTCCTATTTCCCAAATTGCTTCCAACTGTTTGGACAAGAAAATCTGGAATTTGTCATAGCCGTTGCTTGTAATGCACTGTATTTATGTCAGTATTAAGACAAATCTGAGATAACACTTAAAAATCGTACATAAAAGCATATTTTCACACCAGGTAACATGAAAATGATCCAATCAGCTCACCAACAAATCAAAACAATTCAATCACATGATGATGGGCTGAACAGAGTTACAGCTGTAAATATTtgtaaatgaaatttctgaaatgAAATCAATtactttatcatttcttcctggcACTGTATTGATGAATATCTTATTCTACATTCGCTAACAAAGGCTGGCCACCTGTCAACCAATCTTCTGTTTGTATTTTCTCAAGAGGAAAATGTCGGAACTTGCTAACAACGGAGTGTGGACTACTGAAGAGGTACAGGCACTGCTCTGTATCATCGTGCAACAGGAGCTCGATGGCGCAGTGCCTGTACCTCTTCAGTAGTCCACACTCCGCCTACTACTGTAAGGGTCCCCTTATACAGTGTAACTGCAAAGCTACCTGTTACCGATCCGAACCATTACCATACCAATCCGTACTGTACTGTACCGTACTGATAGTGGAAACAAGACTTATGTGGCACTGTAAGTTCATTCCTGAAACTTCAAGTCTTCCACAGCAACTGGTTCAACTCTGCTCTCCTTCGCTTATTTAAAAAGTTGCCTCAGTCTCTCTGTAAAATGTCTTTGTATTCACAAAGCAGCTCTTTGGCCAGCATTTCTTAGCTACCTTTTAGGGACAAATTATaaagactttaaaaaaataagacTTATAAAAATGCagttgtttggtaaatcattcttagGAAAAAGATTAGATAAACTACTGACAAGTTTTAAATTCTGCCTATTGGTGAAATCAAATTGAGATAATAAGCACTTAATAACACTTCCTATTTCTGCACTAGCACTTAAAAATTTCTTAAtggaaaataaaaacttttaaacACACTTAACAGAGGACAATGATGTAGCTTGCCAAGAACTACTGGGAGAAATATAGTTATGACTTTTTGTGATTTGACTTTCCCAAGACATACCAAGTAGAAGAGATGAGCGAGATCACCTTCTTTATATTTGAACATGTACTTCAACTTACATCGTACTCTTTTAAGAGCTGATCTGTAGATTCCCCAAGGTACATCATCAAACATCGAATGACAACATCTCTGGTCATGTTGATGTCAGGATTGCTTGGAGTctgaaatgaaagaaatgaacacCAGGTGGTTTATATTACTGTTAATAAGCCCCTATCAAGGATCCTTCCTGTGCCGTCTCAGGGACCAGTAGAATGAAACACTAATGAAACAAATTTTCATGCAGTTATTTCATACTCCATTTATAAAGAGAATCACAGGCTAACATTACCTCCTGTAAATTTAAGTAATGATATTCCAGCAGTTTGATCCCAAAATTCCTAGAATAAAATATTAGCAAACATAAtgctcaacaagaaaagcactcggagagcgcaaacctctgccaagacagatctggccCCCACCAAactttaataatttcttccttgtgccagtatcaccatttcctgaaaatttcatgaaaatccgtccataattttttgagttatcttgctaacaaacaaacacacatgcacaaagcaaagggatcacaatacctcctggtggaggtaatgaaggaTACCTTGAGTAGGATAGCCTGCAACCTCAACCCCATGCTTCTGCCCTTGGAGTGGAAGAGGTTCAGAAGCCGAGGAGTACATTCATCCAGCTTGGACTTGAACTTCGGTTCAAGATGCACCATTGTGATTCTGTGAAACTCATCCTGGATCTGAAAGACAAATCATGAAACCAGTTTTAAAGTCTAAAATATTACAAACATGCATACTCTTCTTATGACATTTTTCAAAAGCAATAAGCAACCTACTACAGATCATTTTTACAACCTCCATGTTTGTCGATTGTTTACCTTCTGGGTTAGACTCTACAGCatgttaaatgggtcatattatgaaaaaagtcactttttttttatttgggtctCTGATATGCCTACTAACAcagaaactgaaacaacaactcAGTCAGTTTAATGTGGGCTGCTTGCTCTGTACTCATGTGATTAACAGAACCATTCAGATTTGTGGTTCCACTTGATGTCACAAGGGGCTTCATTGAATTTGTAACCACCGCTGCATCTTTCTCCACCCCATGGCTTGCTAGGTAGCTGAACTCTGGTTACGGTAAGAGGTGTGACACTAATCCTAACCCATTACATGTAAGAGATTGGGCACCtttgattttaatatttattgtatGGCATTTGTTGATGTGCATATTACCTTAAAATTGGTTTCATATTTTGTCTGACATCATAAAGGGACAGTTGATTTTTTGAAGTGAGATTGTATGAGGTATTTATCCATAGTTAGTGTcttacctgcagtagattgtgATCTACGTGTCCCCACTGTGGAGAAACAGACAATTATACTGGTACAGATGCTGTGCAATGTACTCCTCTAAAATAACTGAACTATCCCtttaagaatgtctacaataaaCTTTTTTGCTGTCACATGACGAAAACATGATTAATTAGTGTTACAGGTGTGGTAAAGTATGTACAAACCATTAACTTAATTTAACTGTATATCTATGAGAAATATGTGATCAGTAT contains the following coding sequences:
- the LOC115433765 gene encoding uncharacterized protein LOC115433765, giving the protein MEELTFLLMMHEESMTKSSEQWGHVDHNLLQIQDEFHRITMVHLEPKFKSKLDECTPRLLNLFHSKGRSMGLRLQAILLKTPSNPDINMTRDVVIRCLMMYLGESTDQLLKEYDDADEDSVSQDLAVQNLKIYNIKANTSEDPDNIGIVVEGVKVLTALGNFPRACSLLIGLVYAVNLAYPKELRYTFEVFQKLLLGPDSSKLSPKVNSLRNKLLAQEKGPLLIKRELTSHC